Proteins from one Candidatus Sulfotelmatobacter sp. genomic window:
- the rplT gene encoding 50S ribosomal protein L20 produces MARIKRGLSKIKHRRKVMKLVKGFRAARRRNYRVANEALLHSLAYAFRDRRVRKRDFRSLWIARINAAARREGISYSKLMAGLKKSGVAVNRKALADLAVHDAAAFGRLTALAKDAVGTTTAA; encoded by the coding sequence ATGGCTCGTATCAAACGCGGTCTTTCGAAGATCAAGCATCGTCGCAAGGTCATGAAGCTCGTCAAGGGCTTCCGCGCCGCGCGCCGCCGCAACTATCGCGTCGCCAACGAGGCGCTGCTGCACTCGCTGGCCTACGCCTTCCGCGACCGTCGCGTCCGCAAGCGCGATTTCCGCTCGCTGTGGATCGCGCGCATCAACGCCGCCGCACGCCGCGAGGGGATCTCGTACTCCAAGCTGATGGCCGGTCTGAAGAAGTCGGGCGTCGCGGTCAACCGCAAGGCGCTGGCCGACCTGGCCGTCCACGACGCCGCCGCCTTCGGCCGCCTCACCGCGCTGGCCAAGGACGCCGTCGGCACGACGACCGCCGCCTAG
- the infC gene encoding translation initiation factor IF-3: MARPLRVNEQIRIRQVRVIDDDGTQLGVMPTEEALSRARGKGLDLIEVSPTAVPPVCRIGDYGRLKYEQSKKDKEARKKQRNYELREVKLRPKIDVHDYEVKAKMAERLLLDGGKVKVTIMFRGREITYTAFGKRLLDRIAKDLENTAVLEREARLEGKNMFLILAPRATPLGPPKFVHHKDEPPPKDSDLHADSDPHDDEHPSDEHAEATIGGASA; this comes from the coding sequence ATAGCACGACCGCTTCGCGTCAACGAGCAGATCAGAATCCGCCAAGTCCGCGTCATCGACGACGACGGCACTCAGCTCGGCGTCATGCCGACCGAGGAAGCCCTCTCGCGAGCGCGCGGTAAAGGGTTGGACCTCATCGAGGTCTCACCGACGGCGGTTCCCCCGGTTTGCCGTATCGGCGACTACGGTCGACTGAAGTACGAGCAGTCGAAGAAAGACAAAGAGGCGCGCAAGAAACAGCGCAACTACGAGTTGCGCGAAGTCAAGCTCCGCCCCAAGATCGACGTCCACGACTACGAAGTCAAAGCGAAGATGGCCGAGCGCCTTCTTCTCGACGGCGGCAAGGTCAAAGTCACGATCATGTTCCGCGGCCGTGAGATCACGTACACGGCATTCGGAAAACGTCTTCTGGACCGTATCGCGAAGGATCTCGAGAACACCGCCGTTCTCGAGCGCGAAGCCAGACTCGAAGGCAAGAACATGTTTCTCATCCTCGCGCCGCGCGCGACGCCGCTCGGGCCGCCCAAGTTCGTTCACCACAAGGACGAGCCGCCGCCCAAGGACAGCGATCTTCATGCGGATTCCGATCCGCACGACGACGAGCATCCGAGCGACGAGCATGCGGAAGCGACCATCGGGGGAGCCAGTGCCTAA
- a CDS encoding amidohydrolase → MAASLLAPDLLSEAVAVRRDLHAHPELGFREVRTAGIVAETLRGLGLEVHTGVGETGVVGLLRGGHDGRTVMLRADMDALPMQEESDAPYRSQNAGVMHACGHDAHVAMLLGAARALVASADELHGRIAFVFQPAEEGGGGAKAMLRDGLIGRFEIARAFGLHISCILPSGVIGVRPGPIMAAVDQFDLVVEGRGGHGAMPHTAVDPIVVAADLVGTLQRVVSREVDPVEPAVVTIGAINGGTTYNVIPPRVALKGTVRTFSETTRATMEGRIRRIAEHTCAAGSAHCTLDWHASYPVTTNDPAQTAFLRETLVAELGAPRVVEIPPIMGSEDFSYFANEVPACFAFLGAGDASHANPNHHPAFDIDETAMATGIAAHVALALAATARER, encoded by the coding sequence CGGCCGGCATCGTGGCCGAGACGCTGCGCGGCCTCGGCCTCGAGGTCCACACCGGGGTCGGCGAGACCGGCGTCGTCGGGCTGCTGCGCGGTGGGCACGACGGCCGGACCGTCATGCTGCGCGCCGACATGGACGCGCTGCCGATGCAGGAGGAGAGCGACGCACCGTACCGTTCGCAGAACGCCGGCGTCATGCACGCGTGCGGTCACGACGCGCACGTCGCGATGCTGCTCGGCGCGGCACGCGCGCTGGTCGCGAGCGCGGACGAGCTGCATGGACGGATCGCGTTCGTCTTCCAGCCGGCTGAAGAGGGCGGCGGCGGCGCGAAGGCGATGCTGCGCGACGGTCTGATCGGCCGCTTCGAGATCGCGCGCGCGTTCGGGCTGCACATCTCGTGCATTCTGCCCTCCGGCGTGATCGGCGTGCGGCCGGGCCCGATCATGGCGGCCGTCGACCAGTTCGATCTCGTCGTCGAAGGACGCGGCGGCCACGGCGCGATGCCGCACACCGCCGTCGATCCGATCGTCGTCGCCGCCGACCTGGTCGGCACGCTGCAGCGCGTCGTCAGCCGCGAGGTCGATCCGGTCGAACCGGCGGTAGTGACGATCGGCGCCATCAACGGGGGCACGACCTACAACGTCATCCCGCCGCGCGTCGCGCTCAAGGGAACGGTGCGTACGTTCAGCGAGACGACGCGGGCGACGATGGAAGGCCGCATCCGCCGGATCGCCGAGCACACCTGCGCGGCCGGCAGCGCGCACTGCACGCTCGACTGGCACGCGTCGTACCCGGTGACGACCAACGACCCCGCGCAGACCGCGTTCCTGCGCGAGACGCTGGTGGCCGAGCTGGGCGCGCCGCGCGTCGTCGAGATCCCGCCGATCATGGGCAGCGAGGACTTCTCGTACTTCGCCAACGAGGTCCCTGCGTGCTTCGCGTTCCTCGGCGCCGGTGACGCCTCGCACGCGAACCCCAACCACCATCCGGCCTTCGACATCGACGAGACCGCGATGGCGACGGGCATCGCCGCGCACGTCGCGCTAGCGCTTGCGGCAACCGCGCGCGAACGCTAG
- the rpmI gene encoding 50S ribosomal protein L35: protein MPKIKTHRGTAKRVKVSANGKVTHRHQFDGCGHILSKKSRKRKRNFRKDQPTFKGDLKRFAPQIPYLL, encoded by the coding sequence GTGCCTAAAATCAAGACGCACCGCGGAACGGCGAAGCGGGTCAAGGTCAGCGCCAACGGCAAGGTGACGCATCGTCACCAGTTCGACGGCTGCGGCCACATCCTCAGCAAGAAGTCGCGCAAGCGCAAGCGGAACTTCCGCAAGGACCAGCCGACTTTCAAGGGCGATCTGAAGCGCTTCGCGCCGCAGATCCCGTACCTGCTGTAA